GATCCATGTTCAGTTGGAGTTCAGCTTCGTACCACAAATGAGTGCCATAAAACCTACTACACTCGTCACACTGGTTTCAAGACTTTGCAAGAATTGTCATCAAATGATATGCTTTTACTTCAACTTAGGACTGGAATGACACTTTCTGGGAACAATACCATTTGCTTCCATCATGCAAAAATTTACATTGACAGATTTGAGGATTTGCAGAAGTCATGTTGTGACCCATTTAACATACACAAAAAACTAGCCAAAAAAAATTTGCATGTAATTGACTTAGATGATGCCACTTTTCTGAGTGCAAAATTTGGAAGGCAGCTTGTACCTGGTTGGAAGCTTTGTCCAAAATGTACACAGATAATCAATGGAAGTGTGGATGTTGATTCTGAAGACCGGCAGAGAAGAAAACCTGATTCGGATGTATGtataacattcattttttttcctgctgttttaCTTTTACAGTGTGCGGTTTTGTCGAGTTGTAAAGAAATcatatttatgttattattatactAATTATGAATTAAAGCTGGAGAGGTGAAAATAAATGGTGttctaaatatttctgtataCCCAGACTGGATGATAAAATAAGCTTGAGAATGGAAGAGAATGGAATAGCATATTATGTCCAAGACTCCAGCTGTAACTCCTAGGGCTAAGATGTTGGGGGTGGCTTTTAGAACATTCTGGTAAAGCCAGAACTTAATTGTTATCTTAGTTTCTTTTCTAATACCAAAGTAACTCAGTGAGACCTGCCAGCCAGTGAGGATCTGTATAGCAAAATGAATTCCCCTTTTATATGAAGGACTTAAAAATGACTGCTTTAAAATGAACACCAGAGAAGTGATTTGCAATAATTGTTTCTTCaacctttctttctcctttggcaCTAATACCAttcttgtttgggttttttaGATGCTTGTGAGTTTCCATTGCTTCTAGCTCTGAGTTCTTACTTGCTAATTTAAGAACTCCCTATGGTCAAAAAGCATACATTTTTACAttgtaaatactaaatatttataactCCCTTTTTCACATGCCTACGTTCAGATTATTTAACTATATGAggaaaaaacatttcataaagcTATCTTTGGTGTAGAACAAAGACAAGTCTATCAAAGGAGCACTTCTCAAAATTTCTACTTAAAACGAATTTATAATTCTTGCTGCTGGGATAGTTTTCTCAATTTCCTCCTTTTCATTATATTAATAAAccaaattaaaagataattaaaattttaaattatatgtagtGCTTCCCTTTTGTTCTCCCCTCAGAGGGCATATATCTCTAGGACCCAGTGTTCTCTTGCAGTTCATATTAGGTTCTTGCTGCTGTCACTTTAGagttttgtccatttcatttatttgttgcgCTTGTGGAATATATcacataaactttttttccccaaataatgaatcattaattcattatatatatgtataatattatagaatattatatatatataaatatttatttatatattatttatgacaCATATAGAATTCATTATAATAATGATGGTTAAATCCCTAACTACCAAAATTTTGTTTTaccaaagctttttaaaaagatgataataCTATTTCAGGACTTGAAACCATATTacctctctgcttttaaaaatatataaaataaaaattaaaaaattaaattaaaaaattaaaattaaaaatatataaagtagaaCCTTTCCTTAAGAACTCAAGATCATATTAGgaacctcagttttgtttttgttttgtttttttaaaagatttagtattttttaagtaacttccagacccaacatagggctcgaactcagcaccccaagatcatgagtcaTACATATATACTCCACTACATATACTCCactgccaggtgccccaggaacctCAGCATTATGCCAATGGGTTATAAAGcagtttttctatgttttctccCATCTCAGCAACAGCCATTGCAGTTTTTACCATGCCTGTTGCCCACCCCGATATGCCAGAGACTAAAATTAGGTAATGAAAATATTACAATTAAATTAACCCATAAACTTCAGTCTAGGGCTGTATAAAGATTGCACTTGGTCTCTAaaacctttttcttatttttttgtgaatTCCAGACCGTCCTTCAGGTTAAGGAATAATCTGGATTAACATTAAGTTAAATATTAATCTCTTCATGGTAGGTTGTCAAGATTTGAGTTGGTAATTTGTTTACCTTTATTCAGGGAAGAACTGCAAAAGCTTTGAGGTCATTGCAGTTTGCAAACCCAGGAAAGCAAACTGAATTTGCTCCAGAAActggtaaaagagaaaaaagaaggctCACAAAAAATGCAACTGCTGGTTCTGACAGGTAGGCTCTGTGTTCACTGAAGACCTATTAACTTGCTGCTTCAAGTGAAGTTGTATTGCTTCACTATTTTAAGTTTTGAATTTTCTGGGTAGATGTTTTAAATTAGATGATCTGGGATTAGTAAGAATCTCTAAGGACTACATAAAAATCAAGGCATCCCTTTcaaatctaaaaatttatttctaagaaagAGTCAGTGAAGTGAACAAGTTAACATTTTTGGCATGAGAATTCAAATTTAAACATATTACacctaaaatagttttttaaaagtattggtTTTATATAATTAGTATATCACTTCTCTATGGGTGGCAGCCAAAAAGTCAATCTTAGAGGAATTCagggttgttttttatttttttattttttatttttatttattttttttttatttgacagacagagatcacaagtaggcagagaggcaggcagagagagagggggaagcaggctccctgcggagcagagagcccgacgcggggctcgatcccaggaccctgggatcatgacctgagccgaaggcagagactt
This DNA window, taken from Lutra lutra chromosome 10, mLutLut1.2, whole genome shotgun sequence, encodes the following:
- the ARL14EP gene encoding ARL14 effector protein; amino-acid sequence: MDPCSVGVQLRTTNECHKTYYTRHTGFKTLQELSSNDMLLLQLRTGMTLSGNNTICFHHAKIYIDRFEDLQKSCCDPFNIHKKLAKKNLHVIDLDDATFLSAKFGRQLVPGWKLCPKCTQIINGSVDVDSEDRQRRKPDSDGRTAKALRSLQFANPGKQTEFAPETGKREKRRLTKNATAGSDRQVIPAKSKVYDSQGLLIFSGMDLCDCLDEDCLGCFYACPACGSTKCGAECRCDRKWLYEQIEIEGGEIIHNKHAG